The Humulus lupulus chromosome 4, drHumLupu1.1, whole genome shotgun sequence genome has a window encoding:
- the LOC133832477 gene encoding uncharacterized protein LOC133832477 has protein sequence MNKVNKQKTILDVCRLNKVGLGALLETKIRVVKLKEVMNTMFYGWEFYSSKVVEGRILVIWNAKMVQLEVLQESDQLLHYQVRLHNQNFFCITFVYGSNNLEMRRCLWMDLEHLSGPSKAWMVLGDFNATFNPNDRMGGRPITLKEMEDARKWLELGLVEEMKTMGPFFTWSNNQEGGAHIFSKLGRVFVNESWLDDHPLASAGTQWEIGSDHSMILIKQLPAIRVGVKPFRFYNMWISHPQFREVVLNNWNQPLRFSGRGLDQISWKLIRLKHTLKKFNWKIMGVVSCNYERSKLEYQQAHSKCLADLSNRVLSIEDRETYLEFKRHEKLYASYLYQKSKIDWSRFGDSNSSFFHASLKKRKLANRIVSFVSADGKIVDDYDKVTDHFLVHLKKFMGTTSKASGVIDYQAICFGSVLSREDQLCLIKPFTIKEVKIAMFSIHSLKSPGPDGFGAGFFKALWKDIGMEIAWAVLDFFETAIIPHSLNSYNRRNISPRCLMKIDISKAYDSIDWNFLENLLNALCFPKRFIRWIMVCLRGSSYSLVLNGNIQGRFQGARGLKQGDPISPLLFVIVMDYLTRLLLKISTEKEFRFHPLCKSLKLVNLCFADDLLLFCKANQDSVRLIQQVFTVFANSSGLTINKTKSRVYIGGLDAGEKDKLLQEFCLLEGQFPMSYLGVPLRPTKWRASDCDILIEKMRARLKGWSNHHLSYAGRVHLINSVLLGIRSYWMNIFILPQKVVKAIDSLCLKFLWGEKDNRSKMHRISWEHVSRPKCFGGLGFKDSFSWNKVVMAKYFWAISSKQDLLWVKWVNDVYLKGDSIREYRLKQNTSWYWRRIIKLSHLWSGSEMNAAVRNGKIHLGTLYSIVFPGELVQYVKAVWCRLSAPKH, from the exons GTGGAAGGTAGAATCTTGGTGATTTGGAATGCTAAAATGGTGCAGCTGGAAGTGTTACAAGAAAGTGATCAACTATTACACTATCAAGTTAGGTTGCATAATCAGAATTTTTTCTGTATTACTTTTGTTTATGGTTCAAATAATTTGGAAATGAGGAGGTGCTTATGGATGGATTTGGAGCACTTGTCTGGGCCTAGTAAAGCTTGGATGGTTCTTGGGGATTTCAATGCAACTTTTAATCCTAACGATAGAATGGGTGGTCGTCCTATCACTTTGAAAGAAATGGAGGATGCTAGAAAATGGTTAGAGCTTGGTTTGGTGGAAGAAATGAAGACCATGGGTCCGTTCTTCACTTGGTCTAATAATCAAGAAGGTGGGGCTCATATTTTTTCTAAGTTGGGTAGGGTGTTTGTTAATGAATCTTGGCTAGATGATCATCCTTTAGCTTCGGCTGGGACTCAGTGGGAGATTGGTTCAGATCATTCCATGATTTTGATTAAGCAGCTGCCAGCTATAAGGGTGGGGGTGAAGCCATTTCGTTTTTATAATATGTGGATTTCTCACCCTCAATTTAGAGAAGTTGTTCTTAATAACTGGAACCAGCCTTTGAGATTTTCTGGCAGGGGTTTAGATCAAATTAGTTGGAAGTTAATTCGGCTCAAGCATACCCTGAAGAAATTTAACTGGAAGATTATGGGGGTTGTTTCGTGTAATTATGAGAGAAGCAAACTTGAGTATCAACAAGCTCATTCTAAATGTCTTGCTGATCTGTCCAATAGAGTGCTTTCCATTGAAGACCGAGAGACTTATCTTGAGTTTAAGAGGCATGAGAAGTTATATGCTAGCTATCTTTATCAAAAGAGTAAAATAGATTGGTCAAGGTTTGGGGATTCCaattcctctttctttcatgccAGTCTAAAGAAAAGAAAGTTAGCTAATAGGATTGTTTCATTTGTTTCTGCTGATGGAAAAAttgttgatgattatgataaagtTACAGACCACTTTCTGGTTCACTTAAAAAAATTTATGGGTACAACTAGTAAAGCTTCAGGGGTTATTGATTATCAAGCTATCTGTTTTGGATCTGTTTTGAGCAGGGAGGACCAGCTGTGTTTGATTAAACCTTTTACTATCAAGGAGGTTAAAATAGCTATGTTTAGCATCCATTCTCTCAAAAGTCCAGGTCCGGATGGGTTTGGGGCTGGCTTCTTTAAAGCTTTATGGAAGGATATTGGTATGGAAATTGCTTGGgctgttcttgatttttttgagACAGCTATCATTCCTCACTCTTTGAACA GTTATAATAGGAGAAATATTTCTCCTCGTTGCCTTATGAAGATTGATATAAGCAAAGCTTATGACTCAATTGACTGGAATTTTTTGGAAAATCTTCTTAATGCATTGTGCTTTCCGAAGAGGTTTATAAGATGGATTATGGTTTGTCTCAGGGGTTCTTCTTATTCCTTGGTTTTGAATGGAAATATTCAAGGGAGGTTTCAAGGTGCTAGAGGGCTTAAACAAGGAGACCCTATTTCACCTTTATTGTTTGTAATAGTGATGGATTACCTTACTAGATTGTTGCTAAAAATTTCAACGGAGAAAGAGTTCAGGTTTCATCCCTTATGTAAGTCTTTAAAGTTGGTTAATCTCTGTTTCGCGGATGACCTTCTTTTGTTTTGCAAAGCTAACCAGGATTCAGTCAGACTTATACAACAAGTGTTCACTGTGTTTGCTAACTCTTCGGGTCTCACTATAAATAAAACCAAATCCAGAGTTTACATAGGTGGGCTTGATGCAGGGGAGAAAGACAAATTGCTTCAGGAATTTTGTCTATTAGAAGGGCAGTTTCCCATGAGTTATTTGGGAGTTCCCTTGAGACCGACCAAATGGAGGGCTAGTGACTGTGATATTCTGATTGAAAAAATGAGAGCTAGGCTGAAAGGGTGGTCTAATCATCACTTATCTTATGCTGGCCGGGTTCATCTAATCAATTCAGTATTGTTGGGGATTCGATCCTATTGGATGAATATTTTCATTTTACCTCAAAAAGTTGTGAAAGCAATTGATAGTCTGTGTTTGAAGTTCCTTTGGGGTGAGAAGGATAATAGAAGTAAAATGCATAGGATCTCTTGGGAGCATGTCAGCAGACCTAAATGCTTTGGAGGGTTGGGGTTCAAGGATAGCTTTTCTTGGAACAAAGTAGTGATGGCTAAGTACTTTTGGGCAATCTCTTCCAAGCAGGATTTGTTATGGGTTAAATGGGTTAATGATGTTTATCTAAAGGGTGATTCAATAAGGGAGTATCGTTTAAAGCAGAATACCAGTTGGTATTGGAGGAGAATCATTAAGTTGAGCCATCTCTGGTCTGGTTCTGAGATGAATGCTGCGGTTAGGAATGGAAAAATCCATCTGGGCACCCTGTATTCGATTGTGTTTCCTGGTGAGCTGGTGCAGTATGTAAAGGCTGTCTGGTGTAGACTTTCGGCTCCAAAGCACTAG